Proteins encoded in a region of the Flammeovirga yaeyamensis genome:
- a CDS encoding DUF6089 family protein — MKITFLKNTILTLLLFISATTYSLAQDWIVGGGVGLAAYAGDVSPLPHPLDYRVGVKGFAKYKINNFFHWRTDLHVAWNTGSDSRWDKQLHKTRQASFENVMINAATGFEYNFLGFRQKKNKRDSFTPYFFMELGAGVFPIIQTTTTNPPSLPWAVTLPFGVGFKKRISTHWDFGMELSITKPLWSDTTDTIYRDEDPNVPINERLTFPTWRDNYYFLGFTWSYNIINVNCPKSPRLN; from the coding sequence ATGAAGATTACTTTTTTGAAAAATACGATACTAACCCTACTTCTTTTTATATCCGCTACTACTTATTCTTTAGCACAAGATTGGATTGTTGGTGGAGGCGTAGGTTTAGCAGCATACGCAGGTGATGTATCTCCTTTACCTCATCCTTTAGATTATAGAGTAGGAGTTAAAGGTTTCGCTAAATATAAAATAAACAACTTCTTTCACTGGAGAACAGATCTACATGTAGCATGGAATACCGGAAGCGATAGTCGATGGGATAAACAGTTACATAAGACAAGACAAGCAAGTTTTGAAAATGTAATGATTAATGCTGCAACAGGGTTTGAATATAACTTCTTAGGGTTTAGACAGAAAAAGAATAAACGAGATAGCTTTACGCCTTACTTTTTTATGGAGTTAGGGGCAGGTGTCTTTCCAATTATTCAAACGACCACAACAAACCCTCCAAGCTTGCCGTGGGCAGTAACACTTCCTTTTGGTGTAGGGTTTAAGAAGAGGATATCTACTCATTGGGATTTTGGAATGGAGTTAAGTATTACTAAACCATTATGGTCGGATACAACAGATACTATTTATAGAGATGAAGATCCAAATGTACCTATCAACGAACGTTTGACCTTTCCAACTTGGAGAGATAATTATTACTTCTTAGGTTTTACTTGGAGTTACAATATCATTAATGTCAACTGTCCGAAGTCTCCTAGATTGAACTAA
- a CDS encoding porin family protein, translating into MKKFLAIICGLLLIGAAANAQSGLFSLGVKGGMGLSDYKLGDNLGNTLSTDQKASWHVGAMFRTNIPVLPIYVQAEALYSQVGGTVNFNDPLNPQGSFSNDITVNRLDIPLLVGLKFGLLGINGRVYGGGVAQTTLSDNFSDISNDIKVENFVWGYQAGVGVDIKKLTIDVKYEGGSDLITEQTGAPSIKSSQWLLSLGWFFGSND; encoded by the coding sequence ATGAAAAAATTTTTAGCTATTATCTGCGGTTTACTTTTAATTGGTGCCGCTGCAAATGCTCAATCAGGTCTATTTAGCTTGGGTGTGAAAGGTGGTATGGGTCTTTCAGACTACAAACTAGGTGATAACTTAGGTAATACTCTATCTACAGACCAGAAAGCATCTTGGCACGTAGGTGCAATGTTTAGAACAAACATTCCTGTTTTGCCAATTTATGTTCAAGCTGAAGCACTTTACTCTCAAGTTGGAGGTACTGTAAACTTTAATGATCCTTTAAATCCACAAGGTAGTTTTTCTAACGATATCACTGTTAATCGTTTAGATATTCCTCTTTTAGTTGGTTTGAAATTCGGTCTTTTAGGCATTAATGGTCGTGTTTATGGTGGTGGTGTTGCTCAAACAACATTATCTGATAACTTCAGTGATATTAGCAACGACATCAAAGTAGAAAACTTTGTATGGGGTTACCAAGCAGGTGTTGGTGTTGACATCAAGAAGTTGACTATCGATGTTAAATACGAAGGTGGTTCAGATTTAATTACTGAGCAAACTGGTGCTCCTTCTATTAAGTCATCTCAATGGTTATTGAGTTTAGGTTGGTTCTTCGGAAGCAACGACTAA
- the recR gene encoding recombination mediator RecR → MLNLPSKSLEDAVEHLSSLPGIGQKTALRLALYILKEDELYAKDLATSIASLKLNVKFCQKCHNISDDDLCNICSSTSRDESVICVVENMSDVLAIESTGAFKGLYHVLNGVISPLQGITPNDLTIEHLIDRVHEENIKEVIFALNASLDGDTTAFFIRQQLETMSELKMTNIARGIPVGGALEYADELTLGRSIAERTDLND, encoded by the coding sequence GTGTTAAACCTACCTTCAAAATCACTAGAGGATGCTGTTGAACATCTAAGCAGTTTACCTGGAATTGGTCAGAAAACAGCACTCCGATTGGCTTTATATATTTTAAAAGAAGATGAATTGTATGCTAAAGATTTGGCTACTTCTATTGCTTCTTTAAAGTTAAATGTAAAGTTCTGTCAGAAATGTCACAATATATCCGACGATGATCTTTGCAACATTTGTTCATCTACTTCCAGAGATGAATCTGTTATTTGTGTTGTAGAAAACATGTCTGATGTTTTGGCTATAGAATCTACCGGTGCTTTTAAAGGTTTATATCATGTACTTAATGGTGTAATTTCTCCATTACAAGGGATTACTCCTAACGATTTAACTATAGAACATCTAATTGATAGAGTACATGAAGAAAATATAAAAGAGGTGATTTTCGCCCTAAATGCAAGTTTAGATGGAGATACCACCGCATTTTTTATCAGACAACAATTGGAAACAATGTCTGAATTAAAAATGACAAATATAGCTAGAGGTATTCCTGTAGGTGGTGCGTTAGAATACGCCGATGAACTTACTTTAGGAAGATCAATTGCTGAAAGAACAGACTTAAACGATTAA
- the nadC gene encoding carboxylating nicotinate-nucleotide diphosphorylase produces MKPKYLTEQAITSFIQSALNEDIGDGDHSTLSSVPEDAVESAKMIFKDKGIVAGVEIAERIFKTVDSSLEVKALVEEGDFLTHGDIIMEINGKAQSILIAERLALNCIQRMSGIATHTNRVVKLVEGTHTQILDTRKTTPNFRILEKWAVHLGGGRNHRFGLYDMVMLKDNHIDYAGSIQQAVADTKAYLASKNKDLKIEVETRNLDEVKDALEAKVDVIMLDNMDFETMRTAVLLVNGQCKTEASGGITEDNVANVARTGVDFISLGALTHSSLSKDISLKAVK; encoded by the coding sequence GTGAAACCAAAATATTTAACTGAACAAGCAATTACTTCATTCATACAAAGCGCCTTGAATGAAGATATTGGCGACGGAGATCATTCTACACTTTCTTCAGTTCCTGAAGATGCAGTAGAATCGGCAAAGATGATTTTTAAAGATAAAGGGATTGTAGCAGGAGTTGAAATTGCTGAAAGAATCTTTAAAACTGTAGACTCATCTTTAGAGGTAAAAGCACTAGTGGAAGAAGGAGACTTCTTAACACATGGAGATATAATAATGGAAATTAATGGTAAGGCACAGTCTATTTTAATAGCTGAGCGTTTAGCTTTAAATTGTATTCAACGTATGAGTGGTATTGCTACACACACTAACCGAGTAGTGAAGTTAGTGGAAGGAACGCATACTCAAATTTTAGATACAAGAAAGACTACTCCTAATTTCCGAATTCTAGAAAAATGGGCAGTACATTTAGGTGGTGGAAGAAACCATCGATTTGGACTATATGATATGGTTATGCTTAAAGATAATCATATTGATTATGCCGGTAGTATTCAACAAGCAGTAGCAGACACTAAAGCTTACCTAGCATCTAAAAATAAAGATCTTAAAATCGAAGTAGAGACTAGAAATTTAGACGAAGTGAAAGATGCTTTAGAGGCAAAAGTAGACGTGATTATGTTGGACAACATGGACTTCGAAACCATGAGAACAGCCGTTCTATTGGTTAATGGTCAATGTAAAACGGAAGCTTCTGGTGGTATTACAGAAGATAATGTAGCCAACGTTGCTCGTACAGGTGTTGATTTTATATCACTAGGTGCATTAACACATTCAAGTTTAAGTAAAGATATCAGCTTAAAAGCAGTAAAATAA
- a CDS encoding MFS transporter, which yields MTIQTPSKVYTLNFWLLCTSSLLFFTSFNMIIPELPDYLTSLGGEEYKGLIIALFTITAGISRPFSGKLTDRVGRVPVMFVGVIVSCVCTLFYPIVGTAFGFLVIRFLHGFSTGFKPTGTSAFLADIVPVDRRGEALGVLGFFSSTGIGIGPYFGSLIALHLGLDTMFYISSAVSLLSILILMRLKETLPQPEKVKVEHFIIKKDEIIDKSAIPPSVVMILCTTAYGVILTLIPDLSKHLQIENKGAFFLYFTGASMLVRISAGKLSDKYSRVTVLKYSTMILTVALIGIGFASNAFELFAAAILLGIGIGTNSPSVYAWTIDRSSPEHRGRAIATMYIALEIGIGVGAFLSAEIYNNNVAQIGWAFLASAGACFLAFLYVMLFKFNK from the coding sequence ATGACAATTCAAACACCTTCCAAAGTATATACCTTAAATTTCTGGTTACTGTGTACAAGTTCATTATTGTTCTTTACCAGTTTTAATATGATCATCCCAGAATTACCTGATTATTTAACTTCTCTAGGAGGGGAAGAATATAAAGGGTTGATTATCGCTCTTTTTACAATAACAGCAGGTATTTCGAGACCTTTTTCAGGGAAACTAACGGATCGAGTGGGGAGAGTACCCGTCATGTTTGTAGGAGTTATAGTAAGTTGTGTATGTACATTGTTCTATCCAATTGTTGGGACTGCATTTGGCTTTTTAGTGATTCGCTTTTTACATGGTTTTTCTACAGGGTTTAAACCAACAGGAACCTCTGCTTTTCTAGCAGACATTGTACCTGTTGATAGAAGAGGAGAAGCATTGGGTGTATTGGGTTTTTTCTCTAGTACTGGAATTGGGATAGGACCTTACTTTGGTTCACTTATCGCATTACATCTAGGGCTCGATACCATGTTTTACATCTCTTCTGCTGTATCTCTTTTATCCATTTTAATTTTGATGCGTCTTAAAGAAACTTTACCTCAGCCGGAGAAAGTAAAAGTAGAACACTTTATTATTAAAAAAGATGAAATTATAGATAAGTCGGCAATTCCTCCTTCTGTAGTCATGATTCTCTGCACTACAGCCTATGGAGTTATTCTAACATTGATACCTGATCTAAGTAAGCACTTACAGATAGAAAATAAAGGAGCATTTTTTCTATATTTCACAGGAGCTTCTATGTTAGTTAGAATATCAGCGGGTAAATTATCTGATAAATACAGTAGGGTCACCGTATTAAAGTATTCTACTATGATTTTAACAGTGGCACTTATAGGAATTGGTTTTGCTTCAAATGCTTTCGAATTATTTGCCGCAGCTATTTTATTAGGTATTGGAATTGGTACAAATTCGCCATCAGTGTATGCATGGACAATAGATAGATCGTCTCCTGAACATCGAGGGAGAGCAATAGCTACAATGTATATAGCTTTGGAAATTGGTATAGGTGTTGGAGCATTCTTATCTGCAGAAATTTATAATAATAATGTAGCACAAATAGGATGGGCATTTTTAGCATCAGCAGGTGCTTGCTTTTTGGCTTTTCTATATGTGATGCTTTTTAAATTCAATAAATAA
- a CDS encoding ATP-dependent Clp protease adaptor ClpS → MITLATQHDTDVQVLEETEIDSELNRELIVFNDDVNTFEHVIDALIQVCKHTTHQAEQCTWIIHYNGKCAVKNGTFEELAPMRKSMVDRGISAEIL, encoded by the coding sequence ATGATTACGTTAGCAACTCAACACGATACCGACGTTCAAGTTTTAGAAGAAACTGAAATCGATTCCGAACTCAATCGCGAGCTTATAGTCTTTAACGATGATGTAAATACATTTGAACACGTTATTGACGCACTGATTCAAGTATGTAAACATACCACACATCAGGCAGAACAGTGTACTTGGATTATCCATTACAACGGAAAATGTGCTGTTAAAAACGGTACTTTCGAAGAATTGGCTCCAATGAGAAAATCAATGGTGGATAGAGGTATTTCTGCCGAAATATTATAA
- a CDS encoding sensor histidine kinase has translation MKAKIYTNRSTLKILVVFTGLIIGVISIIYTELLVSELRQREYDQIDFFAKVQSKLATMNGQDNADVTFLLMEVIKGNDLIPVILADENQYPISSKNLEIPSELTNKEKLNFLSEKIKEMEQTYAPIKIDFNNGEVQYIYYADSHLIKNLRFAPLLQISLFGILALAAYLVFSTSRRAEQNQVWAGLAKETAHQLGTPISSLVAWIEYFKTDEDFDQSIIEELQKDVNRLEMITARFSNIGSEPVLKPKNLEPSVRNAVDYMSKRISSKVKLGVEYNIDSQVQINISRPLFEWVIENLCRNAVDAMNGVGEIDIKMHLTQHKNTAIIDIRDTGKGIPKNKLSKVFVPGYTTKKRGWGLGLTLVKRIVEEYHGGKIFVLDSVLGEGTTFRIMMPIIM, from the coding sequence TTGAAAGCAAAAATATATACTAACCGATCCACATTAAAAATCCTAGTAGTATTCACAGGTCTTATTATTGGGGTGATATCAATTATTTATACCGAATTGCTGGTGAGTGAATTAAGACAAAGAGAATATGATCAAATAGATTTCTTTGCGAAAGTTCAATCAAAGCTAGCCACGATGAATGGACAGGATAATGCTGATGTTACTTTTCTTTTAATGGAGGTAATAAAAGGGAATGATTTGATTCCTGTAATTCTTGCAGACGAAAATCAGTACCCTATAAGTTCTAAAAACCTTGAGATTCCATCGGAACTGACGAATAAAGAAAAATTGAATTTCCTTTCTGAAAAAATTAAGGAAATGGAGCAGACCTATGCCCCAATAAAAATAGACTTTAATAATGGAGAAGTTCAGTATATCTATTATGCCGATTCTCATTTGATTAAAAACTTGAGATTCGCACCTCTTTTACAAATTTCCCTATTCGGTATTTTAGCATTGGCTGCATATTTAGTATTTTCTACTTCCAGAAGAGCAGAACAAAATCAGGTTTGGGCAGGATTGGCTAAGGAGACAGCACACCAATTAGGTACACCTATTTCTTCTTTAGTGGCTTGGATAGAGTATTTTAAAACTGATGAAGATTTTGATCAAAGCATTATAGAAGAGCTCCAAAAAGACGTCAATCGATTGGAGATGATTACCGCTAGGTTCTCAAATATTGGATCTGAACCTGTTTTGAAGCCTAAAAACTTGGAACCAAGTGTTAGAAATGCGGTGGATTATATGTCCAAACGAATTTCTTCTAAAGTAAAATTGGGAGTAGAATATAATATCGATAGTCAGGTGCAGATCAATATCAGTCGACCTTTGTTTGAATGGGTAATTGAAAATCTTTGTAGAAATGCAGTGGATGCGATGAATGGTGTTGGAGAAATTGATATCAAGATGCATCTGACACAACATAAGAACACAGCGATAATTGATATTAGAGATACAGGAAAGGGAATTCCAAAGAATAAATTATCAAAAGTGTTTGTACCTGGTTACACCACCAAGAAGCGTGGATGGGGCCTAGGTTTAACTTTGGTAAAAAGAATTGTTGAAGAATATCACGGAGGAAAAATATTCGTTTTAGACTCAGTGTTAGGGGAAGGAACAACATTCCGAATTATGATGCCTATAATTATGTAA
- a CDS encoding hotdog fold thioesterase — protein MVGHVGIEFLEASEGFIKGVMPVDDRTKQPFGLLHGGASVVLAETLCSVGAMLHIDAENQVAVGQEINANHIKSAKEGVVYGEARAIHLGKNTHVWETKIIDEADNLICISRMTVAIIPKKNKG, from the coding sequence ATGGTAGGCCATGTTGGAATTGAATTTTTGGAAGCATCTGAAGGATTTATCAAAGGCGTTATGCCGGTGGATGATAGAACTAAACAGCCTTTTGGATTATTACATGGTGGTGCCTCAGTTGTTTTGGCAGAAACACTGTGTAGTGTTGGGGCAATGTTACACATTGATGCAGAAAATCAAGTAGCAGTTGGACAAGAAATTAACGCCAATCATATTAAAAGTGCAAAAGAAGGAGTGGTCTATGGAGAAGCAAGGGCTATTCATTTAGGAAAGAATACACATGTTTGGGAAACAAAAATTATTGATGAGGCCGATAACCTAATTTGCATTTCCAGAATGACTGTAGCCATTATTCCCAAGAAAAATAAGGGGTAG
- a CDS encoding SDR family oxidoreductase, whose protein sequence is MKNKVLITGSNGLLGQSLLKLLKNDESVNIYATGRGEDRFLENGYTYHDVDLTNGDEIHQLIADVKPDVIIHSAAMSRVEDCEDYPDLAVKVNTEATDILSDAAIQNNVQHFLFISTDFVFSGDQGMYKEEDERNPPNFYGQTKLRAENLLFDKTDQLKISIIRTCLVYGQVKDMSRSNIMLWGRKMLSEGMEIKVVNDQIRTPTFVDDLAQGVIQCFKTRSEGVYHLSGAEVFTPYKMVEIMADEYKLDKKLMTAVNASTFKEHGKRPLKTGFIIDKAKQGFNYQTTTFIEAMKKVLS, encoded by the coding sequence ATGAAAAATAAGGTACTTATCACAGGATCAAATGGTTTACTTGGTCAATCCTTATTGAAATTACTCAAAAATGACGAAAGTGTTAATATTTACGCTACAGGTAGGGGAGAGGACAGATTTTTAGAAAATGGCTATACTTATCATGATGTGGATCTAACGAATGGAGATGAAATACATCAATTAATTGCTGATGTTAAGCCCGATGTAATTATACATTCTGCAGCCATGTCTAGGGTAGAAGATTGTGAAGATTATCCTGATTTAGCTGTTAAAGTCAATACAGAAGCTACAGATATTTTATCTGATGCTGCAATTCAGAATAATGTACAGCACTTCTTATTCATATCAACAGATTTTGTGTTTAGTGGTGATCAAGGTATGTACAAAGAAGAGGATGAAAGAAATCCTCCAAATTTTTATGGACAAACTAAACTTAGAGCCGAGAACTTGTTATTTGATAAAACTGATCAATTAAAAATATCTATCATAAGAACGTGTTTAGTGTATGGTCAGGTAAAAGATATGAGTCGATCTAACATTATGCTTTGGGGAAGGAAAATGTTATCTGAAGGTATGGAAATTAAAGTGGTCAATGACCAAATAAGAACCCCCACTTTTGTAGATGATTTAGCACAAGGAGTAATTCAGTGTTTTAAGACAAGGTCAGAAGGTGTTTATCATTTGTCTGGTGCAGAGGTATTTACCCCCTACAAAATGGTAGAGATAATGGCTGATGAATATAAGCTGGATAAAAAGTTAATGACGGCAGTGAATGCTTCAACCTTTAAAGAACATGGAAAAAGACCTTTAAAAACGGGTTTTATTATTGATAAAGCTAAACAAGGGTTTAATTATCAGACCACCACTTTTATTGAAGCAATGAAAAAGGTCTTAAGTTGA
- a CDS encoding histidine phosphatase family protein — translation MTTKHIYIIRHGETDFNKKGYVQGNSVDSNLNETGIEQSIAFFNKYKNIAFDKIYTSSLKRTLQSVQPFINLNIPFEQLSGLNEISWGEKEGRPLTPQDDLNHEKLLSEWNSGNYNYKLEGAESPHEVSQRQRLAMHYILSNQDENNILICTHGRAMKILVSTLMEEPLMDMDQYEHSNLALYHLAYSNKKFRIIQANDIRHLSHITVNENAKKTY, via the coding sequence ATGACTACGAAACACATATATATTATCAGGCATGGAGAAACTGATTTTAATAAAAAAGGTTATGTCCAAGGAAACAGTGTCGATTCTAATTTAAATGAAACAGGAATCGAACAGTCAATTGCTTTCTTTAACAAGTACAAAAATATCGCCTTTGATAAAATTTATACTTCTTCATTAAAAAGAACTCTGCAAAGTGTTCAGCCATTTATAAATTTAAATATTCCTTTCGAACAATTATCTGGATTAAACGAAATTAGTTGGGGAGAAAAAGAAGGAAGACCTTTGACTCCTCAAGACGATTTAAACCACGAAAAATTATTAAGCGAATGGAACAGCGGCAATTATAATTATAAATTAGAAGGTGCCGAATCGCCTCACGAGGTTTCTCAAAGACAACGTTTGGCAATGCATTATATCCTATCCAATCAAGATGAAAATAATATTTTAATCTGTACTCACGGTAGAGCTATGAAAATATTGGTTTCAACATTAATGGAAGAACCATTAATGGATATGGATCAATACGAGCATTCAAATTTGGCTTTATATCACTTGGCTTATTCGAATAAAAAATTTAGAATTATTCAAGCCAACGATATCCGTCATTTATCACATATTACTGTAAATGAAAATGCTAAAAAGACGTATTAA
- a CDS encoding S1/P1 nuclease: MKRCIKSFIVVTAVLSVYLLPNELFAWGQTGHRAVAEVAEHHLNKKAKKAIEEILGDSAYLPIVSTWMDDIKSDKKYAFMSPWHYFNIDKGQKFEDVERNPKGDILKGIDDMTKVLEDENSTKTQKARAIKILTHLIGDLHQPFHVGHKSDLGGNKVKVTWFGKPSNIHRVWDSDMIGSKGLSYTELAKFCDTATKEEVAKLQSATPKDMMFESHELCTKFYQEVGEGKLGYRYIYDNYHVVERRIMEAGVRLAGILNKALG; this comes from the coding sequence ATGAAGCGTTGTATTAAATCATTTATTGTTGTAACTGCCGTATTATCAGTGTACTTGTTGCCTAATGAATTGTTTGCATGGGGTCAAACTGGACATAGAGCTGTGGCAGAAGTAGCAGAACATCATTTAAATAAGAAGGCAAAAAAGGCCATTGAAGAAATTTTAGGCGATTCTGCTTATTTACCTATTGTAAGTACTTGGATGGACGATATCAAATCGGATAAGAAATATGCATTTATGTCGCCATGGCATTACTTTAATATCGATAAAGGTCAGAAATTTGAGGATGTAGAAAGAAATCCAAAAGGTGATATTCTAAAGGGAATTGATGACATGACTAAGGTGTTAGAAGATGAAAACTCTACTAAAACACAAAAAGCTCGTGCCATTAAGATTTTAACGCACTTAATAGGTGATCTTCACCAGCCTTTCCATGTTGGGCATAAAAGTGATTTAGGGGGAAATAAAGTGAAAGTGACTTGGTTTGGTAAGCCTTCAAATATCCATAGAGTATGGGATTCTGATATGATTGGATCTAAGGGTTTAAGTTACACTGAGTTAGCAAAATTCTGTGATACTGCCACAAAAGAAGAAGTTGCTAAATTACAATCTGCTACTCCTAAAGATATGATGTTTGAATCACATGAATTGTGTACAAAATTCTATCAAGAAGTAGGAGAGGGAAAATTAGGCTACCGTTATATTTATGATAATTACCATGTTGTAGAGCGTCGAATTATGGAAGCTGGTGTTCGATTGGCAGGGATCTTAAATAAAGCTTTAGGTTAA
- a CDS encoding DUF6089 family protein: MGFKNCFKAVLLLLFFSFAYSEVSAQGLKGRARFTAKKRYWSYGGTLTSTNYMGDLAPVNSKGSIDWGSTRAQWGGFIQKRYAPRISARLSLSNMFFAGSDKDAGLNPDRGLSFNTWGFNLNLQGVIDLFPNAGVYYRRPKVPIPYVALGLGAIYSNYTVSQDASADYVGVKITDEMKQGDVFTYNVPLSLGVRYKLSTHLDIGLEGTLNFTGSDKIDGIDNSINGSTFKEFNDVYMTIGFNLAYIMGGTIKMPKFR, encoded by the coding sequence ATGGGATTTAAAAACTGTTTTAAAGCTGTTTTATTGTTGTTGTTCTTTTCATTTGCTTATTCTGAAGTTTCAGCTCAAGGATTGAAAGGCAGGGCACGATTTACAGCCAAGAAAAGATATTGGAGTTATGGTGGTACTTTAACCTCTACTAACTACATGGGTGATTTAGCACCTGTGAACTCCAAAGGTAGTATTGATTGGGGTAGTACACGTGCTCAATGGGGTGGTTTTATCCAAAAAAGGTATGCTCCTAGAATTTCTGCAAGATTATCTTTGAGTAATATGTTTTTTGCAGGTAGTGATAAGGATGCAGGATTGAATCCGGATAGAGGGCTATCTTTTAATACTTGGGGATTTAATTTAAACTTGCAAGGTGTCATTGATTTATTTCCAAATGCTGGGGTATACTACAGACGTCCAAAAGTTCCAATTCCATATGTAGCCTTAGGTCTTGGAGCAATTTATTCAAACTACACAGTTAGTCAAGATGCTTCAGCTGATTATGTCGGTGTGAAAATCACTGACGAGATGAAGCAAGGTGATGTTTTTACTTATAATGTCCCACTATCATTAGGTGTACGTTATAAATTATCAACTCACTTGGATATTGGCTTAGAAGGAACATTAAACTTTACAGGTTCTGATAAGATTGACGGTATCGATAACAGTATCAACGGAAGTACATTTAAAGAATTTAATGATGTTTACATGACTATTGGATTTAATCTAGCCTACATCATGGGTGGTACGATTAAAATGCCTAAGTTCCGTTAA
- the tatC gene encoding twin-arginine translocase subunit TatC, protein MSDHKDESEMSFLDHLEELRWHIMRGVGSVLFFAILAFLNKKFVFTVIILGPSRLDFPTYQWLCELSNYLNTDALCIHSLPFTIQSRTMTGQFAMHIMSSAVIGLICAFPYTFWEIWRFIKPGLYNNEKSATTGATFFVTLLFATGVLFGYYIVSPLAVNFLSNYQIDESILNEFDVTSYISTIAMIVLSGGVMFQLPMVVYVLSKSDLITPEGMKQYRRHAIVVILIISAIITPPDPVTQVMIAGPIYMLYELSIHICARVIKKNRKEAEKALRKI, encoded by the coding sequence ATGTCAGATCACAAGGACGAAAGCGAAATGTCGTTTTTAGACCACCTAGAAGAATTAAGGTGGCATATCATGAGGGGAGTGGGTTCGGTTTTATTTTTTGCTATCCTAGCTTTCCTAAATAAAAAGTTTGTATTTACTGTTATTATTCTTGGTCCCTCACGTTTGGATTTTCCTACTTACCAGTGGTTATGTGAGTTATCAAATTATCTAAATACGGACGCATTGTGTATTCATAGTTTACCCTTTACTATTCAAAGTAGAACAATGACGGGGCAGTTTGCTATGCACATTATGTCGTCTGCTGTAATAGGTTTAATTTGTGCGTTTCCTTATACATTCTGGGAGATTTGGCGATTTATTAAACCAGGTTTATATAACAATGAAAAGTCAGCGACAACAGGAGCAACTTTCTTTGTAACGTTATTATTCGCAACAGGTGTATTGTTTGGTTATTACATCGTTTCGCCTTTGGCAGTGAACTTCTTGTCTAATTATCAAATAGACGAAAGTATTTTGAATGAATTTGACGTTACTTCTTATATCTCAACAATAGCCATGATTGTATTATCAGGTGGGGTGATGTTTCAATTACCAATGGTGGTCTATGTATTATCAAAATCCGATTTGATTACACCAGAAGGAATGAAGCAATATAGAAGACATGCAATTGTTGTTATTTTGATTATTTCTGCAATTATCACTCCTCCAGATCCAGTGACTCAGGTAATGATTGCCGGACCGATTTATATGCTTTATGAATTAAGTATTCATATTTGTGCTCGAGTGATTAAGAAGAACAGAAAAGAGGCAGAAAAGGCTTTAAGAAAAATATAA
- a CDS encoding HAD family hydrolase, whose protein sequence is MKFDYIFSDCDGVIIDSEIIAAKVMVKYIKEFGVEIDLETYLKTCSGKTFSGIMTELSQKHQLPLKENFVQEITDLYMASASKYEKAIDGVKEAFNAIQLPKAIISNGYKEQINHSVDFCQLRDQFEDRVFSGVEDVEHPKPSPDIYLHAAKQIGVDPSKVIVIEDSKSGAKAAVDAGMYVIGFTGASHILEGHDQILYSMGVKHVISKMSELPLLIDEILN, encoded by the coding sequence ATGAAATTTGATTATATCTTCTCCGATTGTGATGGAGTGATTATAGATAGCGAAATTATTGCTGCAAAAGTAATGGTTAAGTATATCAAAGAGTTTGGGGTAGAAATTGATTTGGAAACGTATTTAAAAACGTGTTCAGGTAAAACTTTTTCAGGTATTATGACGGAGTTATCCCAAAAACATCAATTACCATTAAAAGAAAATTTCGTACAAGAAATTACCGATTTGTATATGGCCTCTGCTTCCAAATACGAAAAAGCGATTGACGGAGTAAAAGAGGCTTTTAATGCCATCCAATTACCAAAAGCCATTATATCCAATGGTTATAAAGAACAAATCAATCATTCTGTCGATTTTTGTCAGTTGCGAGATCAATTCGAAGACAGAGTATTTTCTGGGGTTGAAGATGTTGAGCACCCAAAACCGTCTCCCGATATTTACCTGCATGCAGCTAAACAGATAGGAGTAGATCCAAGTAAAGTTATAGTGATTGAAGATAGTAAGAGTGGGGCAAAGGCAGCTGTGGACGCAGGTATGTATGTAATTGGTTTTACAGGAGCATCTCACATTCTGGAGGGGCATGATCAAATTTTATATTCTATGGGTGTTAAACATGTAATTAGTAAAATGTCTGAACTGCCCCTGCTAATTGATGAAATTCTAAATTAA